AAAAACCGGTTTTAGTTTTTCCTTTTTCGATACTTGCACATACCAGCCTTCCAACCATTTTACATCGGGGTTGTTGTAATCGGCTAATAGGTTCCATTTTTTGTCGAGCGTAGGATGGTTTTGCAATTGAAATTTCCAAACTGTGGCAATTAAAGTGCCCTGGTCCCTGGTTTTCCAGGCCGGGTCTTTAAATATTTCCATGGTAAGTTGATGCCAGGTTTCCAGAAAATCATAACTGCTATCGTCGAAAAGAAAAACACCGCCATTCCAATGTTGAAAATCTTTCTCTTTTACTGCTATGCCAAATTTTTGCTGAATTTGAAGAGCCAAATGGTCACATTCCACCCTCCAAACACTTCTCCCATCCCTGGTTCGGGGGTAAGGTTTCAGCCACGACCATTTCAACCCCAAAGCCTTGCAAATAGATTTTAAATTGGCGGTTCGCATAAAAGCCAGACCTTCCCTGTTCTTCCAGGTCTTTTCGGTGCGGTGATAAATAAGGTGAGGCTTTAACCGAAACGTAGAAAACGAACTAAGATAACGTATGCCGGTCCAAACCAATTGAACCGGATTTTTCTTCATTTGCCAATATTCCGATTCCAACTCTTTTCTCAGTTCCTTTACCTCTGCTGAAGCGGAGTTGCGGTAAGGATCTTGCCGGTCGAGCTCCAGGTTGATGGCCCGGTTTAATTCATCGGCTTCTTTTTGGCAATTGCACTGCACCGCCGAAGGACTAAACAAGCGCATTCGGCAATGATCGGGGGCAAAGCGAATAGGCGGAATAAATTCATTAAAAATCAAATCGCAATCCTCACTAATGGCAATAACATCCGAATCAAGGTAGCAATACCTTCGGCCTGGTGGTAAAAAACGATGCAATCCGGTTTTGAGGTAGATGCTAGCCTGGTGGTTATTAAAATGCGACGGGGTGGAAATATCCAATACCTGGGAATGAACAATGGGTTTGGTATTTCTGGAAGAGTCGGTCACCACCCAAATGTCCGAACGAGTTACTTTCTTCAGCTTTTCCAAAGAAAAGGCCAGAGTATCTATATGCTCATCCGACCCGCAAACAGCAAAAACAAAGCAAGATTTACTCATGGTTGCATCCAATTAATCCACCAATTTTCTAACACATAGATTTTCCAAAGTCTCCAATGATCCTTTTGCTGAAGCTTTTGTTCAATATACCGAGGTTGAATTACTTCTGACTTCACCAACAGTCCATTCCGGAGCTGTTCAGCATACAAGTCGTAATTCATATAAAAGGCGTCAGGCCCCACAAATCCTTGCTTTTTTCGCTCCAAAATGCTGTCTGGAACCCGATTGTTAAGCAAGGTTTTTAATATAGGTTTTTGAACACCTTCTTCCATAAAGCTATCCGGATGCAAGCCTAACATAAACTCCACCAAATGATGGTCCAGGAAAGGCACCCTTACTTCGAGGGAATTGGCCATCGAAGCCCTATCAACTTTGTTTAGCACCAACTCGGTCATAAACGTTTTTATATCCAGGTATTGCAACTGTTTCACCAGGGGTTGGTCGTCGGAAAGTTGGAACCGGTCAAAATGAGCAAACGGATCATCCGGAAGGGAATGTCGGTAATCGGGAGTTAATGCTTGGGACAATTCGTTCAGGTCAAATAAACCCATGCTCATGGCATGAATATAGTGGGATTTCACCATTCCGAACGATTTACCACCCAGCATGGCGGAAATTCTTTTCCAGGGCGATTCATAGTAAAAAGGGTTACCCTTGTTCCACCAATAACCTCCAAACAATTCATCGGCTCCTTCGCCCGAAACCACCGCTTTTACCTTTTCCACCGCAATTCGACTCACTTCAAAGGTAGGCAAGATGCTAATGTCGGCAATAGGATCGTCGTAGTGAAACATCAACTGCCTAACCTTATGCAAATCAATTTGTTTTGAAATATGCCTACTCATTGGCAATCCCAAATGATTAGCGACTAATTCGGCATATTTATCTTCCGAATCGGTCCAATTTTCAAAGCCGATGGAGAAGGTTTGAAACGAATTCCCTACTACGTCCCTGGCCAACACAGCCAAGGCTGAAGAATCAAAACCTCCACTTAAAAAACCACCTACCGGCACATCGCTGCGCAGGTGCTTTTCAACCGATTGGCTTAAGAGAAAGCGAGTATGTTCCACCACCTCTTTACGAGCAAGACGATGGTTGCTTAAAGTGGGTTTCCAATACTCATCCAAACGGGGTTTAAAGCTAAAGTCACTTTCTAGGTAAAACGCCGGTTGTAGTTTAAATACCTGCTCCCAAATGGTGTAAGGTGCCGGCACATAGC
The Bacteroidia bacterium genome window above contains:
- the asnB gene encoding asparagine synthase (glutamine-hydrolyzing), giving the protein MCGFTAVFSQVPISPDGLTGLEQVLKHRGPDDHGQYRSSDDRVALFHNRLSFFDLSEKGKQPLQSADGRYVLVYNGEIYNFREIRTELQAQGLAFTTDTDTEVILNGYAHWGKAILQKLEGMFAFVLFDSHTKQLLAARDRFGIKPLFYYQSNDFLVFSSEVKGILALPALASSIRVRKTSIALFLANRYVPAPYTIWEQVFKLQPAFYLESDFSFKPRLDEYWKPTLSNHRLARKEVVEHTRFLLSQSVEKHLRSDVPVGGFLSGGFDSSALAVLARDVVGNSFQTFSIGFENWTDSEDKYAELVANHLGLPMSRHISKQIDLHKVRQLMFHYDDPIADISILPTFEVSRIAVEKVKAVVSGEGADELFGGYWWNKGNPFYYESPWKRISAMLGGKSFGMVKSHYIHAMSMGLFDLNELSQALTPDYRHSLPDDPFAHFDRFQLSDDQPLVKQLQYLDIKTFMTELVLNKVDRASMANSLEVRVPFLDHHLVEFMLGLHPDSFMEEGVQKPILKTLLNNRVPDSILERKKQGFVGPDAFYMNYDLYAEQLRNGLLVKSEVIQPRYIEQKLQQKDHWRLWKIYVLENWWINWMQP